In one window of Nocardiopsis aegyptia DNA:
- a CDS encoding aldo/keto reductase, with translation MHKRTLGTTGPTVSALGLGTMGMSALYGPADENESIATVHAALDAGVTLLDTADFYGQGHNELLIREALRTRRREDAVISVKFGARTEPSGAFQHAAYDTTPSAVRDRVGYTLRRLGTDHIDIYRPARLNPDVPIEDTVGAIAELVEAGYVRHIGLSEVGAETLRRAAAVHPIADLQIEYSLLSRGVEDRILPVARELGTAVTAYGVLSRGLLSGHWSPERALPAGDFRGMSPRFQGENLTANLRLVEALRAVAEPLGATVAQVAVAWVLSRGEDVVPLVGARRRDRLAESLGGAELVLSPADLAAIEEAVPPGSAVGERYAAPQMAMLDSER, from the coding sequence ATGCACAAGCGCACCCTGGGCACCACCGGTCCCACCGTGTCCGCCCTCGGGCTCGGCACGATGGGCATGTCCGCCCTCTACGGGCCCGCGGACGAGAACGAGAGCATCGCCACCGTCCACGCCGCACTCGACGCCGGAGTCACGCTGCTCGACACGGCCGACTTCTACGGCCAGGGCCACAACGAGCTCCTCATCCGCGAGGCCCTGCGGACCCGCCGCCGCGAGGACGCCGTGATCAGCGTCAAGTTCGGCGCGCGGACCGAGCCCTCCGGCGCCTTCCAGCACGCGGCGTACGACACCACGCCCTCGGCGGTCAGGGACCGCGTCGGCTACACGCTGCGCCGCCTGGGCACCGACCACATCGACATCTACCGTCCCGCCCGCCTCAACCCCGACGTGCCCATCGAGGACACCGTCGGCGCCATCGCCGAACTGGTCGAGGCCGGGTACGTCCGCCACATCGGCCTGTCCGAGGTCGGTGCCGAGACCCTGCGCCGAGCCGCGGCCGTACACCCCATCGCGGACCTGCAGATCGAGTACTCCCTGCTCTCGCGCGGGGTCGAGGACCGCATCCTGCCCGTCGCGCGCGAGCTGGGCACCGCCGTCACCGCCTACGGCGTCCTCTCCCGCGGCCTGCTCTCGGGACACTGGAGCCCGGAGCGGGCACTGCCCGCCGGGGACTTCCGGGGCATGAGCCCCCGCTTCCAGGGCGAGAACCTCACCGCCAACCTCCGCCTGGTCGAGGCGCTGCGGGCGGTCGCCGAGCCGCTGGGCGCCACCGTCGCCCAGGTCGCCGTCGCCTGGGTGCTCTCCCGGGGCGAGGACGTCGTGCCCCTGGTCGGCGCCCGCCGCCGCGACCGCCTGGCCGAGTCCCTGGGCGGCGCCGAGCTCGTCCTGTCGCCGGCCGACCTGGCCGCGATCGAGGAGGCGGTCCCGCCGGGCTCGGCGGTCGGGGAGCGCTACGCGGCCCCGCAGATGGCCATGCTCGACAGCGAGCGCTGA
- a CDS encoding PRC-barrel domain-containing protein: MATTLVSDLIGRTALDRDGRGLGTVQDVVVRRTREGRYEVVGLVVGRHTVAGRFGYGGTLEPPTPWHRVLRWMRRHERYLPWEDIADPDDPVRARVGSADLRAWRGHGHGGL, from the coding sequence GTGGCGACGACGCTGGTGAGTGACCTGATCGGCCGGACCGCGCTCGACCGGGACGGCCGCGGCCTGGGCACGGTGCAGGACGTCGTGGTCCGCCGCACGCGGGAGGGCCGGTACGAGGTCGTCGGGCTCGTGGTGGGCCGGCACACCGTCGCCGGACGCTTCGGCTACGGCGGAACGCTCGAACCGCCCACCCCGTGGCACCGCGTGCTGCGCTGGATGCGCCGCCACGAGCGCTACCTGCCGTGGGAGGACATCGCGGACCCGGACGATCCGGTCCGGGCGCGCGTCGGTTCGGCGGATCTGCGCGCCTGGCGCGGGCACGGCCACGGGGGGCTCTGA
- a CDS encoding hydroxyacid dehydrogenase, giving the protein MRNGVVQASGGGAMGIGEDADERRGDAPEARTKRRPRTLLCMDDRAFGLQFPAPILTRLTESAQVGDPVRVRTLDSGEARAGLADCEVLLTSWGCPPVTGRVLDSAPRLRAIIHAAGSVRGHVSLETFDRGILVTTAAAANAVPVAEYALAMILAAGKRVPFLARQARSYRSDWSYAAAHGELSNRGRTVCLVGWSRTGRLLGRLLRPFDIEVLVVDPHADADAVAAQGARLTTAAEAFPRCDVLSLHAPMLPSTRNMVDAAALALLPDGATLLNTARGGLVDTGALARECRSGRLYAILDVTEPEPLPDTSDLYDCENVVITPHVAGSLGSETERMSLAALEELDRYRSGRPPLDEVTRSAFGVMA; this is encoded by the coding sequence GTGCGGAACGGCGTGGTCCAGGCGAGCGGAGGCGGTGCGATGGGCATCGGCGAGGACGCGGACGAGCGGCGCGGCGACGCGCCCGAAGCGAGGACGAAGCGGCGGCCGAGGACGCTGCTGTGCATGGACGACCGGGCCTTCGGCTTGCAGTTCCCAGCGCCGATCCTCACCCGACTCACGGAGTCGGCGCAGGTCGGAGACCCTGTACGGGTGCGGACCCTGGACAGCGGAGAGGCCCGTGCCGGACTCGCCGACTGCGAGGTCCTGCTGACGTCCTGGGGCTGTCCGCCCGTCACCGGACGGGTCCTGGACTCCGCCCCGCGCCTGCGGGCGATCATCCACGCGGCCGGGAGCGTCCGCGGACACGTGTCCCTGGAGACCTTCGATCGGGGCATCCTGGTGACCACCGCGGCCGCGGCCAACGCGGTTCCCGTGGCGGAGTACGCCCTCGCCATGATCCTGGCGGCCGGAAAGCGCGTTCCGTTCCTGGCGCGCCAGGCCCGCTCGTATCGGTCCGACTGGTCCTACGCCGCCGCCCACGGAGAGCTCTCCAACCGGGGGCGGACGGTGTGCCTGGTCGGGTGGTCGCGGACCGGCCGGCTGCTCGGACGGTTGCTGCGGCCGTTCGACATCGAGGTCCTGGTGGTCGACCCGCACGCCGACGCCGACGCCGTCGCCGCCCAGGGCGCGCGGCTGACGACGGCCGCGGAGGCCTTCCCCCGGTGCGACGTCCTGAGCCTGCACGCGCCGATGCTGCCCTCCACGCGCAACATGGTCGACGCCGCCGCGCTGGCGCTGCTGCCGGACGGCGCGACGCTGCTCAACACGGCGCGGGGCGGGCTCGTGGACACCGGCGCCCTGGCCCGCGAGTGCCGGTCGGGGCGCCTGTACGCGATCCTCGACGTGACCGAGCCCGAGCCCCTGCCCGACACCAGCGACCTCTACGACTGCGAGAACGTCGTCATCACCCCGCACGTCGCCGGTTCGCTGGGGTCGGAGACCGAGCGGATGTCACTGGCCGCGCTGGAGGAGCTCGACCGGTACCGGTCCGGCCGGCCGCCGCTGGACGAGGTCACCCGCAGCGCGTTCGGGGTGATGGCTTGA
- a CDS encoding NRAMP family divalent metal transporter has translation MKRLLAFTLGFLAAIGGFLDVGDLVANSVSGARFGMSLAWAVPVGVVGVMLFTEMSTRVTVVTGRSTFDLVRERLGARAGLVNLLACYLATLLTLAANIGGIALALELASSLHYLLWVPVAAFLSWLVIWRMPFQRMERTYGLLGVTLLVFSVAVWRLGPDWEALLDSATSFAPPPTEQWSTWWFYAVLVLGAAMTPYTVLFFSSSAAEEGWTTDDLREARTNILIGFPFGGFLALSIMACAAILLHPAGVSVHGLDQVALPAAVALGKVGLILAVVGFFASTFGASLEVGLAAGYSIAQYFGWPWGKAAPPVRAARFHTVTLLGFVAATALILTTVDPIKVTEVSVILSAATLPLTYLPVLVVANDRGYLGDRVNGRATNVLASVYLVFMLALALAAIPLLILTKGGQ, from the coding sequence GTGAAGCGGCTCCTGGCCTTCACACTGGGCTTCCTCGCCGCGATCGGCGGCTTCCTCGACGTGGGCGACCTGGTCGCCAACTCCGTCTCCGGCGCACGGTTCGGGATGTCCCTGGCCTGGGCGGTCCCGGTCGGTGTCGTCGGGGTCATGCTGTTCACGGAGATGTCGACGCGCGTCACCGTCGTGACCGGGCGGTCGACCTTCGACCTCGTCCGCGAGCGCCTGGGCGCCCGCGCCGGACTGGTGAACCTGCTGGCGTGCTACCTGGCGACCCTGCTCACCCTGGCGGCCAACATCGGCGGCATCGCCCTCGCCCTGGAGCTGGCGAGCAGCCTCCACTACCTGCTGTGGGTCCCGGTCGCCGCGTTCCTGTCGTGGCTCGTCATCTGGCGGATGCCCTTCCAGCGGATGGAGCGCACCTACGGGCTGCTCGGCGTGACGCTCCTCGTCTTCTCCGTCGCCGTGTGGCGGCTGGGGCCGGACTGGGAGGCGCTGCTGGACAGCGCGACCTCCTTCGCCCCGCCGCCGACCGAGCAGTGGTCGACCTGGTGGTTCTACGCCGTCCTGGTGCTCGGGGCGGCCATGACCCCGTACACGGTGCTCTTCTTCTCCTCCAGCGCCGCGGAGGAGGGATGGACGACCGACGACCTGAGGGAGGCGCGGACCAACATCCTCATCGGCTTCCCCTTCGGCGGGTTCCTGGCCCTGTCGATCATGGCGTGCGCGGCGATCCTGCTCCACCCCGCGGGCGTGAGCGTGCACGGACTCGACCAGGTCGCGCTGCCGGCGGCCGTGGCCCTGGGCAAGGTCGGCCTGATCCTGGCGGTGGTCGGCTTCTTCGCGTCCACGTTCGGCGCCAGCCTGGAGGTCGGCCTGGCCGCGGGCTACAGCATCGCGCAGTACTTCGGCTGGCCCTGGGGCAAGGCGGCTCCGCCGGTACGGGCGGCGCGGTTCCACACGGTCACCCTGCTGGGCTTCGTGGCCGCCACGGCCCTCATCCTCACGACGGTGGACCCCATCAAGGTCACCGAGGTCAGTGTCATCCTGTCCGCCGCCACACTGCCGCTGACCTACCTGCCCGTCCTGGTCGTGGCCAACGACCGCGGCTACCTGGGCGACCGGGTGAACGGGCGCGCGACCAACGTCCTGGCCTCGGTCTACCTGGTGTTCATGCTCGCCCTCGCGCTCGCCGCGATCCCCCTGCTCATCCTCACGAAGGGAGGACAGTGA
- a CDS encoding DUF2264 domain-containing protein: MNTHELRLPPEDRELSPYTGWTRRHWTAVAEHLLLSVRPYLSPGLARVDLPGPTSAYGRDSDGLEGFARTFLLAAFLVAGQDGDDPHGFLDRYRAGLLAGTDPEGPERWPRPDELDQAKVEAGSVALGLMLTRPWLWDRLSPAEQARVTSWLSTVVGGTYPPINWVWFQIVVEEFLRSVGGPWDAADIERGLAVHAGLRREDGWLSDGPERAYDHYCGWALHFYPLVWSALAAEPPAAGLRERWRADLRRYLEDHVRLIGADGGPLFQGRSLTYRMAAAAPLWVGAWSGATDLSPGLLRRGASGVLRHFTDHGVPDADGLLTLGWHGPWPGMRQSYSGAGSPYWAAKGFFGLLLPEDHSVWTERERPLPVEEGDVRAVVRAPGWIVSGTAADGVVRVVNHGTDHGTEGRPTGDSPLYARLGYSTATAPPLVGPTVDSPLDNSVVALDAEGTATHRTGFRALGVHDDGVAAVGHSRWRAHWVAVEEDAAPDHGSGRRGATRPGPLLDVWSAVRGADEVRVVRVGPEPSPEGGWTLRVGGWPVVADGSLVSTLRVLAADGVEGPERTGVEEWGGVAPLGAATSVAWATVSAAPGAVVACLVRLSGEPDDDPRARPRVAIGPEGTVVTWADGAVTRIRGAAGPGNV, encoded by the coding sequence TTGAACACCCACGAACTGCGGCTTCCCCCCGAGGACCGGGAGCTGTCCCCCTACACCGGCTGGACGCGGCGGCACTGGACGGCCGTGGCCGAGCACCTGCTGCTGTCGGTGCGCCCCTACCTGTCCCCCGGCCTGGCCCGCGTCGACCTGCCCGGACCCACCAGCGCCTACGGGCGCGACAGCGACGGCCTGGAGGGCTTCGCCCGCACGTTCCTGCTCGCGGCGTTCCTCGTCGCCGGCCAGGACGGCGACGATCCGCACGGCTTCCTGGACCGGTACCGCGCCGGGCTGCTGGCCGGCACCGACCCCGAGGGGCCCGAGCGCTGGCCGCGACCCGACGAGCTCGACCAGGCCAAGGTCGAGGCCGGCTCGGTGGCGCTCGGCCTCATGCTCACCCGCCCCTGGCTCTGGGACCGGCTCTCCCCCGCCGAACAGGCGCGGGTGACCTCCTGGCTGTCCACGGTGGTCGGAGGGACCTATCCGCCGATCAACTGGGTGTGGTTCCAGATCGTCGTCGAGGAGTTCCTGCGGTCGGTCGGCGGCCCGTGGGACGCCGCCGACATCGAGCGCGGGCTGGCCGTCCACGCGGGCCTGCGGCGCGAGGACGGCTGGCTCTCCGACGGCCCCGAGCGCGCCTACGACCACTACTGCGGGTGGGCGCTGCACTTCTACCCGCTGGTGTGGTCCGCGCTCGCCGCCGAGCCGCCCGCCGCCGGCCTGCGCGAGCGGTGGCGCGCGGACCTGCGGCGCTACCTGGAGGACCACGTCAGGCTGATCGGCGCCGACGGCGGCCCGCTCTTCCAGGGGCGCAGCCTGACGTACCGGATGGCCGCCGCGGCGCCCCTGTGGGTCGGGGCCTGGTCCGGCGCCACCGACCTGTCCCCCGGCCTGCTGCGCCGAGGCGCCTCGGGCGTGCTGCGGCACTTCACCGACCACGGCGTCCCGGACGCCGACGGCCTGCTGACGCTGGGCTGGCACGGGCCGTGGCCGGGCATGCGCCAGTCCTACTCCGGCGCCGGCTCGCCCTACTGGGCGGCCAAGGGGTTCTTCGGGCTGCTGCTGCCCGAGGACCATTCGGTGTGGACCGAGCGCGAGCGGCCCCTGCCGGTCGAGGAGGGCGATGTCCGCGCGGTGGTGCGGGCGCCCGGCTGGATCGTCAGCGGGACGGCGGCCGACGGCGTGGTCCGCGTGGTGAACCACGGCACCGACCACGGCACGGAGGGGCGGCCGACCGGGGACTCGCCCCTGTACGCGCGCCTGGGGTACTCGACCGCCACCGCGCCGCCGCTGGTGGGGCCGACGGTCGACTCGCCCCTGGACAACAGCGTCGTGGCCCTGGACGCCGAGGGCACGGCGACGCACCGCACCGGGTTTCGCGCGCTGGGCGTGCACGACGACGGCGTCGCCGCGGTCGGGCACTCCCGGTGGCGGGCGCACTGGGTCGCGGTCGAGGAGGACGCGGCCCCCGACCACGGCTCGGGACGGCGCGGCGCCACCCGGCCGGGGCCCCTGCTCGACGTGTGGTCGGCCGTACGCGGCGCGGACGAGGTGCGCGTCGTACGCGTGGGGCCCGAGCCGTCGCCGGAGGGCGGGTGGACGCTGCGCGTCGGCGGCTGGCCCGTGGTCGCCGACGGGTCCCTGGTCTCGACACTGCGGGTCCTGGCGGCCGACGGCGTCGAGGGTCCGGAGCGGACGGGCGTCGAGGAGTGGGGCGGGGTCGCGCCGCTGGGCGCCGCCACGTCCGTGGCCTGGGCGACGGTGTCGGCCGCGCCCGGTGCCGTGGTGGCGTGCCTGGTCCGGCTCTCCGGGGAGCCCGACGACGACCCCCGGGCGCGGCCACGGGTCGCGATCGGCCCCGAGGGCACCGTCGTGACCTGGGCGGACGGAGCCGTGACCCGGATCCGTGGAGCGGCGGGTCCGGGGAACGTGTGA
- a CDS encoding carbohydrate ABC transporter permease, translated as MSTAPPAAPPRRTRRRRRDWTGLVFVTPFLAVFTIGIVAPLVYASGLSLFRDQLIGGRSFVGLGNYADALTDARFLEGLSRVALFLGVQVPIMIGLALLAALILDSGRVRAMRFMRIGIFMPYAVPSVVAALMWGFMYGDQFGLVAQLNEATGLALPSPLSSTWVLAAIGNVVTWEFVGYNMLILYAALRAVPEELYEAAAIDGAGEVRVALSIKIPALRPALWVATLFSIIGSFQLFNEPNVLQSLAPAAISTYFTPNMYAYQLAFNANQVTYSAAVAVLLGGITVVVAYVAQRLTERGNRR; from the coding sequence ATGAGCACAGCCCCACCGGCGGCCCCACCGCGCCGGACCCGGCGCCGGCGCCGCGACTGGACCGGCCTGGTCTTCGTCACCCCCTTCCTGGCCGTCTTCACCATCGGCATCGTCGCGCCGCTGGTGTACGCGAGCGGACTGAGCCTGTTCCGGGACCAGCTCATCGGAGGCCGGTCCTTCGTCGGTCTGGGCAACTACGCCGACGCCCTCACCGACGCCAGGTTCCTGGAAGGGCTTTCCCGGGTCGCCCTTTTCCTGGGCGTCCAGGTCCCGATCATGATCGGCCTCGCCCTCCTGGCCGCGCTGATCCTGGACTCCGGCCGGGTGCGCGCTATGCGGTTCATGCGCATCGGCATCTTCATGCCCTACGCCGTCCCCTCCGTCGTCGCCGCACTGATGTGGGGATTCATGTACGGCGACCAGTTCGGGCTCGTCGCCCAGCTCAACGAGGCGACCGGGCTCGCGCTGCCGAGCCCGCTGTCCTCCACCTGGGTTCTCGCCGCCATCGGCAACGTCGTGACCTGGGAGTTCGTCGGTTACAACATGCTGATCCTCTACGCGGCGCTGCGGGCCGTGCCCGAAGAGCTCTACGAGGCCGCCGCCATCGACGGAGCGGGCGAGGTCCGCGTCGCCCTGAGCATCAAGATCCCCGCCCTGCGCCCCGCACTGTGGGTGGCGACGCTGTTCTCGATCATCGGCAGCTTCCAGCTGTTCAACGAGCCCAACGTGCTCCAGTCCCTGGCGCCCGCGGCCATCAGCACCTACTTCACACCGAACATGTACGCCTACCAGCTGGCCTTCAACGCCAACCAGGTGACCTACTCCGCCGCCGTGGCCGTCCTGCTCGGCGGGATCACCGTGGTCGTGGCCTACGTCGCCCAGCGGCTCACCGAACGGGGGAACAGGCGATGA
- a CDS encoding RNA ligase (ATP), whose amino-acid sequence MSTLRVTAERLTVHAHSDADALELAQVGLYRAVVAKGVYRTGDWAVYIPESAVLPEDLIEELGLTGRLSGAKRNRVRAIRLRGELSQGLVCRPEALAGVDLAEAHAAGTDFAGELGITKWVPEIPLHMSGDVVPAADLLPWIDVENVKRYPDVFEPGEPVVATEKIHGTACLFTFVAETGEEFTSSKGFAARRQGLARAEDNLYWRAVTAHGVPKAAREIAERYGAARVGVFGEVFGSGVQDLGYGESGRSERPGYAVFDVAMEVAGQRVWVDAADLHGLLESVGLPAVPRVFEGGYDADALLAAAGGTETWSGRSVHLREGLVVRPVRERHSDVLGGRAIVKVVSDDYLTRKGGTEYE is encoded by the coding sequence ATGTCCACGCTTCGGGTCACGGCCGAGCGCCTCACGGTCCACGCGCACTCCGACGCCGACGCGCTGGAGCTGGCGCAGGTGGGCCTGTACCGCGCGGTCGTGGCCAAGGGCGTCTACCGCACCGGCGACTGGGCCGTCTACATCCCCGAGAGCGCCGTGCTGCCCGAGGACCTCATCGAGGAGTTGGGACTCACCGGCCGGCTGAGCGGGGCCAAGCGCAACAGGGTGCGGGCGATCCGGCTGCGCGGCGAGCTCTCCCAGGGCCTGGTCTGCCGACCCGAGGCGCTGGCCGGCGTGGACCTGGCGGAGGCCCACGCGGCGGGGACCGACTTCGCCGGGGAGCTCGGCATCACCAAGTGGGTCCCGGAGATCCCCCTCCACATGAGCGGTGACGTCGTCCCGGCGGCGGACCTGCTGCCCTGGATCGACGTGGAGAACGTCAAGCGCTACCCGGACGTCTTCGAGCCCGGCGAGCCCGTCGTGGCGACGGAGAAGATCCACGGAACGGCGTGCCTGTTCACGTTCGTCGCCGAGACCGGGGAGGAGTTCACCTCGTCGAAGGGTTTCGCTGCGCGGCGCCAGGGCCTGGCCCGCGCGGAGGACAACCTCTACTGGAGGGCGGTGACCGCCCACGGCGTGCCCAAGGCCGCGCGCGAGATCGCCGAGCGGTACGGGGCCGCACGGGTGGGCGTGTTCGGTGAGGTGTTCGGCTCAGGCGTACAGGACCTGGGCTACGGGGAGAGCGGCCGGAGCGAGCGGCCCGGGTACGCGGTGTTCGACGTGGCCATGGAAGTGGCCGGACAGCGGGTGTGGGTCGACGCCGCGGACCTGCACGGACTCCTGGAGTCGGTGGGGCTGCCCGCGGTGCCCCGGGTGTTCGAGGGCGGCTACGACGCCGACGCGCTGCTGGCCGCCGCCGGCGGGACCGAGACCTGGAGCGGCCGGTCCGTGCACCTGCGCGAGGGGCTGGTGGTCCGGCCCGTCCGCGAGCGCCACTCCGACGTGCTCGGCGGCCGGGCCATCGTCAAGGTCGTCTCCGACGACTACCTCACGCGCAAGGGCGGCACGGAGTACGAGTGA
- a CDS encoding FAD-binding oxidoreductase translates to MNEPTNTTIARTDLRQLRRVFRGRLLGPGDPGYDEGRRVWNGSIDRRPGLIAYCTDNADVIEALRFATGRGAEVAVRSGGHSFPGQSLSEGGVVIDLSGMKRLRVDPDTRTARVQAGVLLGELDTATQVFGLAVPAGIVTHTGLAGLTLGGGIGWLMRKYGLTIDQLTAVEMVTAGGEVVRADASENSELFWAVRGGGGNFGIVTEFEFRLNPVGPMVLAGPIVWRMADSARLLRFYRDWISASPDDLTTAVVHRRAPAVDFVPAELHGAPVVMVVACWAGAIDEGERFLAPLRRFGRPVLDLCAPQPFTRFQAMFDPSFPHGRWYYFKSRDVDVLTDEVIDLTADHATRFTSALTAFPIFQRGGALARVGEDDTAFSGRLSGHTFNINATCATEEGFAQERAWARGFWSDLAPHESGAYVNFLMEEGAERVRAAYGPAKYDRLAAIKRSVDPDNVFHLNQNIPPAPAG, encoded by the coding sequence ATGAACGAGCCGACGAACACCACCATCGCGCGAACCGACCTGCGGCAGCTGAGAAGGGTCTTCCGCGGACGCCTCCTGGGGCCCGGGGACCCCGGCTACGACGAGGGGCGCCGGGTCTGGAACGGGTCCATCGACCGCAGGCCCGGCCTGATCGCCTACTGCACGGACAACGCCGACGTCATCGAGGCCCTGCGGTTCGCCACCGGGCGGGGAGCGGAAGTCGCCGTCCGCAGCGGCGGCCACAGCTTCCCCGGCCAGTCGCTGAGCGAGGGCGGCGTCGTGATCGACCTGTCCGGGATGAAGCGGCTGCGGGTGGACCCCGACACCCGGACCGCCCGAGTCCAGGCGGGGGTGCTCCTGGGCGAACTCGACACCGCCACCCAGGTCTTCGGGCTCGCGGTGCCCGCCGGCATCGTCACCCACACCGGCCTGGCCGGGCTGACCCTGGGCGGGGGCATCGGCTGGCTCATGCGCAAGTACGGGCTCACCATCGACCAGCTCACCGCGGTGGAGATGGTGACCGCGGGCGGGGAGGTCGTGCGCGCCGACGCCTCGGAGAACTCCGAGCTGTTCTGGGCCGTGCGCGGCGGCGGAGGCAACTTCGGCATCGTCACCGAGTTCGAGTTCCGGCTCAACCCGGTCGGTCCCATGGTCCTCGCCGGACCGATCGTGTGGCGGATGGCCGACTCCGCCCGCCTGCTGCGCTTCTACCGCGACTGGATCAGCGCGTCGCCCGACGACCTCACCACGGCGGTCGTGCACCGCCGCGCTCCGGCGGTGGACTTCGTTCCGGCCGAGCTGCACGGCGCTCCCGTGGTGATGGTCGTCGCCTGCTGGGCGGGGGCGATCGACGAGGGCGAGCGCTTCCTCGCCCCGCTGCGCCGGTTCGGCCGACCCGTGCTGGACCTGTGCGCGCCCCAGCCCTTCACCCGGTTCCAGGCCATGTTCGACCCCTCCTTCCCGCACGGCCGCTGGTACTACTTCAAGTCCAGGGACGTCGACGTGCTCACCGACGAGGTGATCGACCTGACCGCGGACCACGCGACCCGCTTCACCTCCGCGCTGACCGCCTTCCCGATCTTCCAGCGCGGCGGTGCGCTGGCCCGCGTCGGCGAGGACGACACCGCGTTCTCCGGGCGCTTGTCCGGCCACACCTTCAACATCAACGCGACCTGCGCGACCGAGGAGGGCTTCGCGCAGGAGCGCGCCTGGGCCCGCGGCTTCTGGTCCGACCTCGCGCCCCACGAGTCCGGCGCCTACGTCAACTTCCTCATGGAGGAGGGGGCCGAGAGAGTCCGCGCCGCCTACGGGCCGGCCAAGTACGACCGGCTCGCCGCGATCAAGCGCTCGGTCGACCCCGACAACGTGTTCCACCTCAACCAGAACATCCCGCCCGCGCCGGCCGGATGA